A portion of the Pararge aegeria chromosome 10, ilParAegt1.1, whole genome shotgun sequence genome contains these proteins:
- the LOC120626887 gene encoding glycine-rich cell wall structural protein 1.8: MVHLRSMLLGVLIAVTLATATPRKHNKRDAPLSSSYGAPGIGGGGGGGGGGFGGPSSSYGAPRPSSKYGAPSRPSSSYGAPSRPSSSYGAPSKPSGSYGVPRPPATSYGVPTGPSTTYGAPKKPSGSYGVPSSSYGAPSGSFGGGGGGISSSYGAPSHGGSGGGGGISSSYGAPSHGGSGGGGGISSSYGAPGHGGSGGGGGGGISSSYGAPSHGGSGGGGGISSSYGAPSHGGSGGGGGISSSYGAPGHGGSGGGGGISSSYGAPSHGGSSGGGGISSSYGAPGHGGSGGGGGISSSYGAPSHGGSGGGGGGGGGGISSSYGAPSFGSSGSGSFGGSGGGISSSYGAPGHGSSGGGGGISSSYGAPSSSYGAPSFGSSGGGGSFGSSGSGVSSSYGVPSSGSGGSFGSGGGISSSYGAPSFGSGSHGGGGSGPSSSYGAPLSSGGGGSGFGGSGFGSSGPSSSYGAPAAVPSSSYGAPSGGGGGHGSGGYSSGGSGGGYSSGGSGGYSSGGGHSSGGGGYSSGGSGGYSSGGGHGSGGYSSGGSGGGYSSGGSGGGYSSGSGGYSSGASGGYSSGGGHGSGGYSSGGSGGGYSSGGSGGYSSGGGYSSGGGGGGGHGSGGYPAAVPATISQSYDSSGGYAY; encoded by the exons ATGGTGCACCTAAGAAGTATG CTGCTGGGAGTCCTGATTGCGGTGACGTTGGCTACAGCCACGCCCCGCAAGCACAATAAACGTGACG CACCGTTGAGTTCATCTTACGGAGCTCCGGGGATTGGGGGAGGAGGTGGTGGTGGCGGCGGTGGTTTCGGAGGACCATCTTCATCGTACGGCGCCCCAAGACCCTCATCCAAATACGGAGCTCCTTCAAGACCTTCAAGCAGCTACGGTGCACCGTCTCGCCCGTCTTCGAGCTACGGTGCCCCATCCAAACCATCTGGATCTTACGGAGTACCTAGGCCACCAGCAACTAGTTATGGTGTGCCAACTGGACCGTCGACCACCTACGGAGCTCCTAAAAAGCCATCGGGCTCCTATGGAGTCCCTTCAAGCTCTTACGGTGCTCCATCTGGATCATTTGGGGGCGGTGGTGGAGGAATTTCATCATCTTATGGAGCACCTTCACATGGAGGTAGCGGCGGTGGTGGAGGAATCTCGTCTTCTTATGGAGCACCTTCTCATGGCGGAAGCGGTGGTGGCGGTGGAATCTCATCTTCTTATGGAGCACCCGGACATGGTGGtagcggcggcggcggcggcggcggaaTATCGTCTTCTTATGGCGCACCTTCACACGGAGGAAGCGGTGGTGGCGGAGGGATCTCATCTTCTTATGGAGCACCTTCTCATGGCGGAAGCGGTGGTGGCGGAGGAATTTCATCTTCTTATGGAGCACCCGGACATGGTGGTAGCGGCGGCGGTGGCGGAATTTCTTCTTCCTATGGAGCGCCATCACATGGTGGAAGCAGCGGTGGTGGAGGAATTTCATCTTCATACGGAGCCCCCGGACATGGCGGTAGCGGCGGTGGTGGAGGTATATCTTCGTCGTATGGAGCGCCCAGTCACGGAGGAAGCGGCGGAGGTGGTGGAGGCGGCGGCGGTGGGATCTCTTCATCTTACGGCGCCCCTAGCTTTGGATCGTCTGGCTCTGGCTCGTTCGGAGGATCGGGAGGAGGTATTTCATCTTCTTACGGCGCTCCTGGACACGGCTCAAGTGGAGGCGGCGGTGGAATATCATCCTCATATGGTGCACCGTCTAGTTCGTACGGGGCACCTTCGTTTGGTTCATCTGGTGGTGGAGGATCATTCGGTTCGTCTGGTTCAGGTGTATCTTCGTCTTACGGTGTTCCTTCGTCCGGTTCAGGTGGATCATTTGGTTCTGGAGGTGGAATCTCTAGTTCATACGGAGCGCCATCATTTGGTTCAGGATCTCATGGTGGAGGTGGAAGTGGACCCTCTAGCTCGTATGGTGCGCCTTTATCCTCTGGCGGAGGTGGTTCAGGATTCGGCGGCTCTGGTTTTGGAAGCAGTGGGCCATCTTCAAGCTATGGTGCACCCGCTGCAGTGCCTTCAAGCAGTTATGGAGCGCCTAGCGGCGGCGGTGGAGGACATGGCTCAGGTGGTTACTCCTCAGGTGGTTCAGGAGGTGGTTATAGTTCCGGTGGTTCTGGAGGATATTCATCTGGCGGAGGTCACTCTAGCGGCGGTGGCGGATACTCTTCTGGGGGCTCTGGAGGCTACTCCTCGGGGGGTGGGCATGGGTCTGGTGGATACTCCTCCGGCGGTTCAGGGGGTGGGTATTCTTCGGGAGGTTCAGGAGGAGGGTACAGTTCTGGATCAGGTGGATACAGTTCTGGAGCATCTGGCGGTTATTCCTCAGGAGGTGGACATGGATCTGGTGGATATTCTTCCGGCGGTTCTGGCGGCGGTTATAGCTCTGGTGGTTCCGGAGGCTATAGCTCAGGTGGCGGATACTCCTCAGGAGGAGGTGGAGGAGGAGGTCATGGATCAGGGGGCTACCCAGCAGCCGTACCAGCCACTATCAGCCAAAGTTACGATTCCAGTGGTGGGTATGCTTATTAA